A window of the Sabethes cyaneus chromosome 1, idSabCyanKW18_F2, whole genome shotgun sequence genome harbors these coding sequences:
- the LOC128736037 gene encoding histone H1-like, with protein sequence MADTVAPVAAPAAASPAKAPKKAKASKGDAKKPKKPSTHPPVNDMVLAAIKTLKERNGSSLQAIKKYIAANYKCDVAKLAPFLKKALKSGVEKGKLVQTKGTGASGSFKVKADAKKPAGEKKAAKKPKKETKAKKPAGEKKVAKKPKAAAAKKTGEKKAKAAPAKAAKKAAGVKKAAAPKQKATKPSKTAAKKPKTPKPKKAAPAKKAAPKKAAAKK encoded by the coding sequence ATGGCTGATACTGTAGCTCCTGTTGCTGCTCCGGCTGCGGCCTCTCCGGCTAAGGCACCAAAGAAGGCCAAAGCCTCCAAGGGAGACGCCAAGAAACCGAAAAAGCCATCGACTCACCCTCCAGTGAACGACATGGTTTTGGCCGCTATCAAGACCCTGAAGGAACGTAACGGATCGTCGCTGCAGGCCATCAAGAAGTACATTGCCGCCAACTACAAGTGCGACGTTGCAAAGTTGGCTCCGTTCCTCAAGAAGGCCCTGAAATCGGGCGTCGAAAAgggaaagctggtccaaaccaAGGGAACTGGTGCTTCGGGCTCGTTCAAGGTTAAGGCCGACGCTAAGAAACCAGCTGGCGAGAAGAAGGCGGCAAAGAAACCAAAGAAGGAGACCAAGGCTAAGAAGCCAGCTGGCGAGAAAAAGGTTGCCAAGAAACCAAAGGCCGCCGCTGCCAAGAAAACTGGCGAAAAGAAGGCTAAGGCGGCTCCTGCCAAAGCTGCCAAGAAGGCTGCTGGAGTGAAGAAGGCCGCTGCCCCCAAGCAGAAAGCCACCAAACCATCGAAGACCGCCGCCAAGAAACCGAAGACCCCGAAGCCAAAGAAAGCAGCTCCGGCTAAGAAAGCAgctccgaaaaaagctgctgccaagaaGTAA
- the LOC128732774 gene encoding histone H2A-like — MSGRGKGGKVKGKAKSRSTRAGLQFPVGRIHRLLRKGNYAERVGAGAPVYLAAVMEYLAAEVLELAGNAARDNKKTRIIPRHLQLAIRNDEELNKLLSGVTIAQGGVLPNIQAVLLPKKTEKKA; from the coding sequence ATGTCTGGACGCGGTAAAGGAGGAAAAGTTAAGGGAAAGGCAAAGTCCCGTTCGACTCGTGCTGGTCTCCAATTCCCGGTAGGCCGTATTCACCGTCTGCTCAGGAAGGGAAACTATGCCGAGCGCGTTGGTGCCGGAGCTCCCGTCTAtctggctgccgtgatggaatacttGGCAGCTGAAGtgctggaattggcaggaaatgccGCCCGTGACAATAAGAAGACCCGAATCATCCCCCGTCATCTGCAATTGGCCATCCGCAatgacgaagagttgaacaaactcTTGTCTGGTGTCACCATTGCTCAGGGTGGTGTCCTGCCAAATATTCAAGCCGTCCTTCTACCCAAGAAGACCGAAAAGAAGGCCTAA
- the LOC128739876 gene encoding histone H4, with the protein MTGRGKGGKGLGKGGAKRHRKVLRDNIQGITKPAIRRLARRGGVKRISGLIYEETRGVLKVFLENVIRDAVTYTEHAKRKTVTAMDVVYALKRQGRTLYGFGG; encoded by the coding sequence ATGACTGGTCGCGGTAAAGGAGGAAAAGGACTCGGAAAAGGAGGCGCCAAGCGTCATCGCAAGGTTCTCCGTGATAACATCCAGGGTATTACCAAGCCCGCTATCCGTCGTCTGGCTCGTCGTGGTGGTGTCAAGCGTATTTCCGGACTGATCTACGAGGAAACCCGAGGCGTGCTGAAGGTATTCCTGGAAAACGTCATCCGCGACGCTGTAACCTATACCGAACACGCCAAGCGAAAGACCGTCACCGCCATGGACGTTGTCTATGCTCTTAAGCGTCAGGGACGCACATTGTACGGATTCGGAGGCTAA
- the LOC128739823 gene encoding histone H1-like, which produces MADTVAPVAAPAAASPAKAPKKAKASKGDAKKPKKPSTHPPVNDMVLAAIKTLKERNGSSLQAIKKYIAANYKCDVAKLAPFLKKALKSGVEKGKLVQTKGTGASGSFKIKADAKKPAGEKKAKKPKKETKAKKPAGEKKVAKKPKAAAAKKTGEKKAKAAPAKAAKKAAGVKKAAAPKQKATKPSKTAAKKPKTPKPKKAAPAKKAAPKKAAAKK; this is translated from the coding sequence ATGGCTGATACTGTAGCTCCTGTTGCTGCTCCGGCTGCGGCCTCTCCGGCTAAGGCACCAAAGAAGGCCAAAGCCTCCAAGGGAGACGCCaagaaaccgaagaagccatcgaCTCACCCTCCAGTGAACGACATGGTTTTGGCCGCTATCAAGACCCTGAAGGAACGTAACGGATCCTCGCTGCAGGCCATCAAGAAGTACATTGCTGCCAACTACAAGTGCGACGTTGCTAAGTTGGCTCCGTTCCTCAAGAAGGCCCTGAAATCCGGCGTCGAAAAGGGAAAGCTTGTCCAGACCAAgggaactggcgcttccggttcgttcaaGATTAAGGCCGACGCTAAGAAACCAGCAGGCGAGAAAAAGGCCAAGAAGCCAAAGAAGGAGACCAAGGCTAAGAAGCCAGCGGGCGAGAAAAAGGTTGCCAAGAAACCAAAGGCCGCCGCTGCCAAGAAAACTGGCGAAAAGAAGGCTAAGGCGGCTCCTGCAAAAGCTGCCAAGAAGGCTGCTGGAGTGAAGAAGGCCGCTGCCCCCAAGCAGAAAGCCACCAAACCATCGAAGACCGCCGCTAAGAAGCCGAAGACCCCGAAGCCAAAGAAAGCAGCTCCGGCTAAGAAAGCAgctccgaaaaaagctgctgccaagaaGTAA
- the LOC128739834 gene encoding histone H3 — MARTKQTARKSTGGKAPRKQLATKAARKSAPATGGVKKPHRYRPGTVALREIRRYQKSTELLIRKLPFQRLVREIAQDFKTDLRFQSSAVMALQEASEAYLVGLFEDTNLCAIHAKRVTIMPKDIQLARRIRGERA, encoded by the coding sequence ATGGCTCGTACAAAGCAGACTGCTCGTAAATCCACCGGAGGAAAGGCTCCTCGCAAGCAGTTGGCCACAAAGGCGGCTCGCAAAAGCGCCCCGGCCACTGGAGGAGTGAAGAAGCCTCACCGTTATCGTCCAGGAACAGTGGCTCTGCGTGAAATCCGTCGTTACCAGAAGTCCACCGAGCTTCTGATCCGCAAGCTTCCGTTCCAACGTTTGGTTCGTGAAATTGCCCAGGACTTCAAGACCGATCTTCGTTTCCAGAGCTCGGCTGTCATGGCTCTCCAGGAGGCCAGTGAAGCCTATCTAGTCGGTCTGTTCGAAGACACCAATCTGTGTGCCATTCATGCCAAGCGCGTCACCATCATGCCAAAGGACATTCAGCTGGCTCGCCGTATCCGTGGCGAACGTGCTTAA
- the LOC128732775 gene encoding histone H2B, with protein MAPKTSGKAAKKSGKAQKNIAKGDKKKKKPRRKESYAIYIYKVLKQVHPDTGISSKAMSIMNSFVNDIFERIAAEASRLAHYNKRSTITSREVQTSVRLLLPGELAKHAVSEGTKAVTKYTSSK; from the coding sequence AtggcaccgaaaaccagtggaaaggccgctaAAAAGTCTGGCAAGGCCCAGAAGAACATCGCGAAAGGagacaagaaaaagaagaagccacgccgcaAGGAGAGCTACGCCATCTACATCTACAAGGTCCTGAAGCAGGTCCACCCGGATACTGGTATCTCCTCGAAGGCCATGAGCATCATGAACAGCTTCGTCAATGACATCTTCGAGCGTATTGCTGCTGAAGCTTCTCGTCTGGCTCACTACAACAAGCGTTCCACGATCACTTCTCGCGAGGTTCAGACCTCCGTTCGTCTGTTGTTGCCAGGAGAATTGGCCAAGCACGCCGTCTCTGAGGGCACCAAGGCTGTCACCAAGTACACGAGCTCCAAGTAA
- the LOC128736064 gene encoding histone H2B — protein sequence MAPKTSGKAAKKSGKAQKNIAKGDKKKKKPRRKESYAIYIYKVLKQVHPDTGISSKAMSIMNSFVNDIFERIAAEASRLAHYNKRSTITSREVQTSVRLLLPGELAKHAVSEGTKAVTKYTSSK from the coding sequence AtggcaccgaaaaccagtggaaaggccgctaAGAAGTCTGGCAAGGCCCAGAAGAATATCGCGAAGGGagacaagaaaaagaagaagccacgccgcaAGGAGAGCTACGCCATCTACATCTACAAGGTCCTGAAGCAGGTCCACCCGGATACCGGTATCTCCTCGAAGGCCATGAGCATCATGAACAGCTTCGTCAATGACATCTTCGAACGCATTGCTGCTGAAGCTTCTCGTCTGGCTCACTACAACAAGCGTTCCACGATCACTTCTCGCGAGGTTCAGACCTCCGTTCGTCTGTTGTTGCCAGGAGAATTGGCCAAGCACGCCGTCTCTGAGGGCACCAAGGCTGTCACCAAGTACACGAGCTCCAAGTAA
- the LOC128736075 gene encoding histone H2A-like, with product MSGRGKGGKVKGKAKSRSTRAGLQFPVGRIHRLLRKGNYAERVGAGAPVYLAAVMEYLAAEVLELAGNAARDNKKTRIIPRHLQLAIRNDEELNKLLSGVTIAQGGVLPNIQAVLLPKKTEKKA from the coding sequence ATGTCTGGACGCGGCAAAGGAGGAAAAGTTAAGGGAAAAGCAAAGTCCCGTTCGACTCGTGCTGGTCTCCAATTCCCGGTAGGCCGTATTCACCGTCTGCTCAGGAAGGGAAACTATGCCGAGCGCGTTGGTGCCGGAGCTCCCGTCTAtctggctgccgtgatggaatacttGGCAGCTGAAGtgttggaattggcaggaaatgccGCCCGTGACAATAAGAAGACCAGAATCATCCCCCGTCATCTGCAATTGGCCATCCGCAatgacgaagagttgaacaaactcTTGTCTGGTGTCACCATTGCTCAGGGAGGTGTCCTGCCAAACATCCAAGCCGTCCTTCTGCCCAAGAAGACCGAGAAAAAGGCCTAA